A DNA window from Drosophila biarmipes strain raj3 chromosome 2R, RU_DBia_V1.1, whole genome shotgun sequence contains the following coding sequences:
- the LOC108030326 gene encoding probable cytochrome P450 6u1 — protein MELMHRALLTALGALSLFYALVKFSLGYWKRRGILHEKPKFLWGNIKGVVGGKRHAQDALLAVYADYKGRAPFVGFYACLKPFILVLDLKLVHQIVFTDAGHFTSRGLYSNSGGEPLSANLLQLDGHKWRSLHAKSAEVFTATNMQKLLPRLAQISTRIQSDLGKINQQTCNISELVGAYNVDVMASMAFGLGGQDHQEFAKWSSNYWAGFKLWQAYLALEFPLIARLLQYKSYAAPAMAYFQKVVLSQLQEHRRRDCQPLQTLLQLYSNADHPLGDVDIAAQAFGFLVAGLGPLNATLGFCLHELARHPELQDRTRLEIKKTLEKHGGQVTPEFLRELRYTKQVLNETLRLHTPHPFLLRRATKEFELPGSVFVIARGNNVLIPTAAIHRDPEIYPDPERFDPDRFEEEAKRSRPPAAFLPFGDGLRGCIAARFAEQQLLVGLVALLREHRYAPCAETTIPMAYDNRRLLLMPKSDIKLSVEWKD, from the exons ATGGAGCTGATGCACCGAGCCCTGCTTACAGCCCTGGGTGCTCTGTCCTTGTTCTACGCCCTGGTCAAGTTCAGCCTGGGCTACTGGAAGCGACGGGGGATCCTGCACGAGAAGCCCAAGTTCCTGTGGGGCAACATCAAGGGCGTGGTGGGCGGCAAGCGGCATGCTCAGGACGCCCTGCTGGCCGTCTACGCCGACTACAAGGGCAGAGCACCCTTTGTGGGCTTCTACGCTTGCCTCAAACCCTTCATCCTGGTGCTCGACCTGAAGCTAGTTCACCAAATCGTCTTCACCGATGCGGGGCACTTCACTTCGCGCGGTCTCTACAGTAATTCCGGCGGAGAGCCGCTGTCGGCCAATCTCCTGCAGCTGGATGGTCACAAATGGCGCTCACTCCACGCGAAATCCGCAGAGGTCTTCACAGCGACCAACATGCAGAAGCTTTTACCCAGACTGGCACAGATCTCCACCAGAATTCAAAGCGATCTGGGCAAAATTAACCAGCAAACCTGCAACATAAGCGAGCTGGTGGGCGCCTACAACGTGGATGTGATGGCCTCAATGGCCTTTGGCCTGGGCGGACAGGATCACCAGGAGTTCGCCAAGTGGTCGAGCAACTACTGGGCCGGCTTTAAGCTGTGGCAAGCGTACCTGGCGCTGGAGTTCCCGCTCATCGCTCGGCTGCTACAGTACAAAAGCTATGCGGCGCCAGCTATGGCTTACTTTCAAAAGGTGGTCCTGTCGCAGTTGCAGGAGCATCGTAGGCGGGATTGCCAGCCCCTGCAGACGCTCCTGCAGCTGTATTCCAATGCGGATCATCCGCTGGGCGACGTCGACATTGCGGCCCAAGCATTTGGCTTTCTTGTGGCGGGCTTGGGCCCCCTAAATGCCACGCTGGGATTCTGCCTCCACGAGTTGGCCCGCCATCCGGAGCTGCAGGATCGTACACGGCTGGAGATTAAAAAGACACTGGAGAAGCATGGTGGCCAGGTGACGCCCGAGTTCCTGAGGGAGCTGAGGTACACGAAGCAAGTCCTAAATG AAACGCTTCGTCTGCACACGCCACATCCCTTCCTGCTGCGCCGTGCTACCAAAGAATTCGAGCTGCCCGGATCGGTGTTCGTCATAGCCAGAGGCAACAACGTGCTGATACCCACGGCGGCTATACACAGGGATCCGGAGATATATCCCGATCCAGAGCGCTTCGATCCCGATCGGTTCGAGGAAGAGGCCAAGCGATCCCGGCCGCCGGCTGCCTTCCTGCCCTTCGGCGATGGCCTGCGAGGATGCATTGCCGCCCGGTTCgcggagcagcagctgctggtgGGTCTGGTGGCCCTGCTGAGGGAGCACAGATATGCCCCCTGCGCGGAGACCACGATTCCCATGGCGTACGACAATCGCAGACTGCTGCTGATGCCCAAGTCGGACATCAAACTCAGTGTGGAATGGAAGGACTAG
- the LOC108030441 gene encoding G protein pathway suppressor 2 isoform X2 — protein sequence MPPASAVNNSNAAAQAAKAERAEKLRGALKGFIVADRQRRQEEFETQCEEQRLRREREEVERQNQVALDDTRGQITRLDEQLADLHSQKHQLTVQLKKVLNEDETRKKMAKENELFAIQQAAVSAASGPVFLPPLRLQHQHHPLMQKPPPGGQPGKRGRSPSPPSQQQAYYKSAASYAQQKTTAQYPGTGTVFYQTTAPPPTTQHSIYNYNLPLRQAYHVDLPSATVSKPPDSQSPKAPPQGQPMQVLHINLDQPAISQADLVAQSGGSISVKASQPQVTMEKLPERYHIEVKHDGQPPSHIPPPPHLLSEGVIFKPLLSELSMHTNVLQISSSQFPPQNTKTAGSITQGYAPGRGGSAHEQQLTRQQLAMLPGQPGAPSGSVSGSAQPPPGQQMHFPRRLY from the exons ATGCCGCCAGCATCAGCGGTGAACAACAGCAACGCGGCCGCCCAGGCGGCGAAGGCCGAGCGGGCGGAGAAGCTGCGGGGAGCCCTCAAGGGCTTCATCGTGGCGGACCGTCAGAGGCGCCAGGAGGAGTTCGAGACACAGTGCGAGGAGCAGCGATTGCGCAGGGAGCGCGAGGAGGTGGAGCGCCAGAACCAGGTGGCCCTGGACGACACACGAGGCCAGATCACAAGGCTGGACGAGCAGCTGGCGGATCTGCACAGTCAGAAGCACCAGCTCACCGTCCAGCTGAAGAAGGTGCTCAACGAGGATGAAACACGGAAGAAGATGGCCAAGGAGAACGAGCTGTTCGCCATCCAGCAGGCGGCGGTCAGTGCGGCCAGTGGCCCGGTCTTCCTGCCGCCCCTTCGCctccagcaccagcaccatcCGCTGATGCAGAAG CCCCCTCCTGGCGGACAGCCAGGAAAACGAGGCCGGAGTCCCTCGCCACCGAGTCAGCAGCAGGCCTACTACAAGAGCGCCGCCAGCTACGCCCAGCAGA AGACCACGGCGCAGTATCCGGGCACGGGAACGGTCTTCTATCAGACCACCGCCCCGCCGCCGACGACGCAGCACTCCATCTACAACTACAACCTTCCCTTACGCCAGGCCTACCATGTGGACCTGCCCAGCGCCACGGTGAGCAAACCACCGGACTCACAGTCGCCCAAGGCTCCGCCCCAAGGGCAGCCGATGCAGGTGCTCCACATCAACCTCGACCAGCCGGCCATTTCGCAGGCCGACCTGGTGGCCCAGTCGGGTGGCAGCATCTCGGTCAAGGCCTCGCAGCCGCAGGTGACCATGGAGAAGCTGCCCGAACGCTACCACATCGAGGTGAAGCACGACGGCCAGCCGCCGAGCCACATCCCGCCACCGCCGCATCTGCTGTCGGAGGGTGTCATCTTTAAGCCGCTGCTCAGCGAACTCTCCATGCATACCAACGTGCTGCAGATAAGCAGCAGCCAG TTTCCTCCCCAGAATACCAAGACGGCGGGAAGCATCACACAGGGCTATGCCCCTGGTCGGGGTGGATCCGCCCACGAACAGCAGCTAACCAGGCAACAGTTGGCGATGCTGCCTGGCCAGCCGGGAGCCCCGTCCGGCTCCGTTTCCGGGTCCGCTCAGCCGCCTCCTGGTCAGCAGATGCACTTTCCACGACGATTGTACTAG
- the LOC108030327 gene encoding probable Ufm1-specific protease 1, whose protein sequence is MTLPFVPSLAWAEKKHSNFSAAISLSKNKLRLRKVNKQSRNRWSAAGAGYQISQLRKQMAQESSAADVGDSSPASLKIVPKSYEYPLLEDPHAILSPPTEGGETLANRGGFTYFHYGCDGHQDAGWGCGYRTLQTAVSWIHRRRGCDDHVPSIREIQEILVELGDKGPKFQGSRDWIGTLEEFYVIDVLHQVPCKILHATELSSPEILGQIRGYFEKYHGFIAMGGLSDTSSKAITGYHRSAEDRVFLQVVDPHFVGVPSSGQQLIDQGFVRWVPVDEFPASTYNLCLILQP, encoded by the exons ATGACACTTCCCTTTGTACCATCTCTAGCCTGGGCCGAAAAAAAACATTCCAATTTCTCTGCTGCGATTTCactttcaaaaaacaaattacggCTGCGCAAGGTAAATAAACAATCAAGGAACAGGTGGAGTGCAGCAGGCGCAGGCTATCAAATTTCCCAGTTACGAAAACAAATGGCGCAGGAAAGCAGTGCAGCGGATGTGGGGGACTCAAGTCCAGCGTCCTTGAAAATTGTGCCAAAGAGCTATGAGTACCCGCTCCTGGAGGATCCGCATGCCATCCTGTCCCCGCCCACCGAGGGCGGAGAGACCCTAGCAAACCGCGGAGGCTTCACCTACTTCCACTACGGCTGCGATGGGCACCAGGATGCGGGCTGGGGCTGTGGTTACCGCACACTGCAAACGGCCGTTTCCTGGATTCACCGACGACGAGGCTGCGATGACCATGTGCCCTCCATCCGGGAGATCCAGGAGATCCTCGTGGAGCTGGGCGACAAGGGACCCAAGTTCCAGGGCTCCCGCGACTGGATCGGCACGCTTGAGGAGTTCTACGTGATCGATGTGCTGCACCAGGTGCCCTGCAAGATCCTGCACGCCACGGAGCTCAGCTCGCCGGAGATCCTTGGCCAGATTCGCGGCTACTTCGAGAAGTACCATGGCTTCATAGCCATGGGCGGACTGAGCGACACATCCTCCAAAGCCATCACGGGCTATCATCGCAGTGCCGAGGACCGCGTCTTCTTGCAGGTGGTG GATCCCCATTTCGTGGGCGTGCCCAGCTCCGGCCAGCAATTGATCGATCAGGGCTTCGTCCGCTGGGTGCCAGTCGACGAGTTCCCCGCCAGCACGTACAATCTCTGCCTGATTCTGCAGCCATAG
- the LOC108030211 gene encoding GTPase-GDP dissociation stimulator vimar isoform X2: MATEIDELIEKLKTTSVSPANTTDLLCEISATKDPKLFDKHELADCFLGLTKCEDTNVRKEAAKCIAEITKSEVQRKKFTKRDIIAAFLECLRQVPTPDGSMELPIQICRALGNICYLNDEARDLILELEGDAVLLRLLDIATIEDEANAAQFIKVRGGLLSNYLLGGEGLAKRAMELGVMKKLQGIIDTGAANVEQHEDLLLNTLPLLSILTENVADLNFDSSLNIQLSRILAASTNPDLAEMCLELLHYQAESDEVKLILAKDGLCETIYNLLEKYKTLASTSEARALMKLACELIVLILTGDESMHYLYTTPLLKNMVDWLDSSDIDLLTTGVLALGNFARTDSHCIYFVEQQTMNKLLQVLAKNNGVKDDVRLQHALLSALRNLVIPKPNKNAVIQAGLVQTILPMLEIHQPPVVFKLLGTLRMTVDGQEKLALELLKNKTLIEQLVHWSKSSDYAGVTGESLRLMAWLIKHAYLSKIAYALPRKGDAPAEQIADRIPLTQDYDRSSLSEFLANEGTVEAMVSMLTAQHLVMQNEALIALCILSVVYLSQANEAAQAQRLQDELVKCEVGKKLAELISKSSDTMTKEIVENLQNCVNLLKSSEQLVAHLEQHNINELLKSIPILTEYCTL, from the exons ATGGCGA CTGAAATCGACGAGCTCATCGAGAAGCTGAAGACGACCAGCGTGAGTCCGGCGAACACGACGGACCTGCTCTGCGAGATCTCGGCCACGAAGGATCCCAAACTGTTCGACAAGCACGAGCTGGCGGACTGCTTCCTGGGCCTCACCAAGTGCGAGGACACCAATGTGCGCAAGGAGGCGGCCAAGTGCATTGCGGAGATTACCAAGTCGGAGGTGCAGCGCAAGAAGTTCACCAAGCGCGACATCATTGCCGCCTTTCTCGAGTGCCTGCGTCAAGTGCCGACCCCCGATGGCAGCATGGAGCTGCCCATACAGATATGCCGGGCTCTGGGAAACATCTGCTACTTGAACGACGAGGCCAGGGACCTCATTCTGGAGCTGGAGGGCGATGCTGTCCTGCTGCGCCTGCTGGACATCGCCACCATCGAGGACGAGGCCAATGCGGCGCAGTTCATCAAGGTGCGTGGTGGCCTGCTGTCCAACTATCTGCTCGGCGGCGAAGGCCTGGCCAAGCGGGCCATGGAGCTGGGCGTGATGAAGAAGCTGCAGGGCATCATCGATACCGGAGCGGCCAATGTGGAACAGCACGAGGATCTGCTGCTTAACACGCTTCCCTTGCTTAGCATACTCACCGAGAACGTGGCGGATCTGAACTTCGATTCCTCGCTGAACATCCAACTGTCGCGCATACTGGCCGCCTCCACAAATCCCGATCTGGCCGAGATGTGCCTGGAGCTGCTGCACTACCAGGCGGAGAGCGACGAGGTCAAGCTGATTCTGGCCAAGGACGGTCTGTGCGAGACCATCTACAACCTGCTGGAGAAGTACAAGACTCTGGCCAGCACAAGTGAGGCCAGGGCGCTAATGAAGCTCGCCTGCGAGCTCATCGTACTAATCCTCACTGGTG ACGAATCAATGCACTACCTGTACACCACACCGCTGCTGAAGAACATGGTCGACTGGCTGGACTCGTCTGACATTGATCTACTGACCACCGGCGTGCTGGCCCTGGGCAACTTTGCGCGCACCGATAGCCACTGCATCTACTTCGTGGAGCAGCAGACCATGAACAAGCTGCTGCAGGTTCTGGCCAAGAACAATGGAGTCAAGGACGACGTGCGTCTGCAGCATGCTCTCCTCTCCGCGCTGCGCAACCTGGTTATCCCGAAGCCGAACAAGAACGCCGTGATACAGGCGGGCCTGGTGCAGACCATCTTGCCGATGCTGGAGATCCATCAGCCCCCAGTTGTCTTCAAGCTGCTGGGCACGCTTCGCATGACGGTCGACGGACAAG AGAAACTTGCTTTGGAGCTGTTGAAGAACAAGACGCTGATCGAGCAGCTGGTGCACTGGAGCAAGTCATCGGACTATGCTGGCGTCACCGGGGAGTCTCTGCGCCTCATGGCCTGGCTAATTAAGCACGCCTACCTCAGCAAGATCGCCTATGCCCTGCCGCGCAAGGGCGACGCACCCGCAGAACAGATTGCCGACAGGATTCCGCTCACGCAGGACTACGATCGCAGTAGCCTGAGCGAGTTCCTTGCCAACGAGGGCACCGTGGAGGCTATGGTCAGCATGCTCACTGCCCAGCACCTGGTGATGCAGAACGAAGCGCTGATTGCCCTGTGCATCCTGTCCGTGGTCTACTTGTCGCAGGCGAACGAGGCGGCGCAGGCGCAGCGACTGCAGGACGAGCTGGTCAAGTGCGAGGTGGGCAAGAAGCTGGCCGAGCTGATCAGCAAGTCGTCGGACACCATGACCAAGGAGATAGTCGAGAACCTCCAGAACTGCGTGAACCTCCTCAAGTCTTCCGAGCAGCTGGTGGCGCACCTGGAGCAGCACAACATCAACGAGCTGCTGAAGTCTATACCCATTCTCACCGAATACTGCACCTTGTAA
- the LOC108030441 gene encoding G protein pathway suppressor 2 isoform X1, with protein MPPASAVNNSNAAAQAAKAERAEKLRGALKGFIVADRQRRQEEFETQCEEQRLRREREEVERQNQVALDDTRGQITRLDEQLADLHSQKHQLTVQLKKVLNEDETRKKMAKENELFAIQQAAVSAASGPVFLPPLRLQHQHHPLMQKPPPGGQPGKRGRSPSPPSQQQAYYKSAASYAQQKHDDYRRAADYARLSWNKTTAQYPGTGTVFYQTTAPPPTTQHSIYNYNLPLRQAYHVDLPSATVSKPPDSQSPKAPPQGQPMQVLHINLDQPAISQADLVAQSGGSISVKASQPQVTMEKLPERYHIEVKHDGQPPSHIPPPPHLLSEGVIFKPLLSELSMHTNVLQISSSQFPPQNTKTAGSITQGYAPGRGGSAHEQQLTRQQLAMLPGQPGAPSGSVSGSAQPPPGQQMHFPRRLY; from the exons ATGCCGCCAGCATCAGCGGTGAACAACAGCAACGCGGCCGCCCAGGCGGCGAAGGCCGAGCGGGCGGAGAAGCTGCGGGGAGCCCTCAAGGGCTTCATCGTGGCGGACCGTCAGAGGCGCCAGGAGGAGTTCGAGACACAGTGCGAGGAGCAGCGATTGCGCAGGGAGCGCGAGGAGGTGGAGCGCCAGAACCAGGTGGCCCTGGACGACACACGAGGCCAGATCACAAGGCTGGACGAGCAGCTGGCGGATCTGCACAGTCAGAAGCACCAGCTCACCGTCCAGCTGAAGAAGGTGCTCAACGAGGATGAAACACGGAAGAAGATGGCCAAGGAGAACGAGCTGTTCGCCATCCAGCAGGCGGCGGTCAGTGCGGCCAGTGGCCCGGTCTTCCTGCCGCCCCTTCGCctccagcaccagcaccatcCGCTGATGCAGAAG CCCCCTCCTGGCGGACAGCCAGGAAAACGAGGCCGGAGTCCCTCGCCACCGAGTCAGCAGCAGGCCTACTACAAGAGCGCCGCCAGCTACGCCCAGCAGA AACACGATGACTACCGTCGTGCCGCGGACTATGCTAGATTATCATGGAACA AGACCACGGCGCAGTATCCGGGCACGGGAACGGTCTTCTATCAGACCACCGCCCCGCCGCCGACGACGCAGCACTCCATCTACAACTACAACCTTCCCTTACGCCAGGCCTACCATGTGGACCTGCCCAGCGCCACGGTGAGCAAACCACCGGACTCACAGTCGCCCAAGGCTCCGCCCCAAGGGCAGCCGATGCAGGTGCTCCACATCAACCTCGACCAGCCGGCCATTTCGCAGGCCGACCTGGTGGCCCAGTCGGGTGGCAGCATCTCGGTCAAGGCCTCGCAGCCGCAGGTGACCATGGAGAAGCTGCCCGAACGCTACCACATCGAGGTGAAGCACGACGGCCAGCCGCCGAGCCACATCCCGCCACCGCCGCATCTGCTGTCGGAGGGTGTCATCTTTAAGCCGCTGCTCAGCGAACTCTCCATGCATACCAACGTGCTGCAGATAAGCAGCAGCCAG TTTCCTCCCCAGAATACCAAGACGGCGGGAAGCATCACACAGGGCTATGCCCCTGGTCGGGGTGGATCCGCCCACGAACAGCAGCTAACCAGGCAACAGTTGGCGATGCTGCCTGGCCAGCCGGGAGCCCCGTCCGGCTCCGTTTCCGGGTCCGCTCAGCCGCCTCCTGGTCAGCAGATGCACTTTCCACGACGATTGTACTAG
- the LOC108029849 gene encoding dnaJ homolog subfamily B member 14 yields MPEPRKKCVDQVVGDLCLGDYEQALRRLNEVLEGEQEHSEILALLELKNIVVRLRLKGEAQRTIGPTRLSDAMPHGFTLDMLDVVQKVLRCRNHYEVLRVSHHATYSEVKRAYHKLALRLHPDKNRSPGAEKAFRRISEAADCLTDCQKRIEYNIATAVGDCNRLEQEDYQRESAGEDQDTVHRRPYQAANQRMPQRQSLYQTEQLVIGVVAALVFLFITMHYIAAAPAYSFKPTRTHSFRRVSQANRIAYYMNPKNLEKYSEQQLAKLEIEIEELYISDLKQNCKQERSLRETLLLRARQGNNQKLLQHVSQMPTPACQALLQLGKSGHSPLLLENSSAREED; encoded by the exons ATGCCGGAACCGAGGAAGAAGTGCGTCGACCAAGTGGTGGGTGACCTGTGCCTGGGCGACTACGAGCAGGCCCTGCGGCGTTTAAACGAGGTGTTGGAGGGCGAGCAGGAGCACTCGGAGATCCTGGCTCTGCTGGAGCTAAAGAACATCGTGGTGCGACTGCGCCTGAAGGGCGAGGCTCAGAGGACGATCGGACCCACCCGCCTGTCGGACGCCATGCCGCACGGATTCACCCTGGATATGCTGGACGTGGTGCAGAAGGTGCTGCGTTGCCGCAACCACTACGAGGTGCTGCGCGTCTCGCACCATGCCACCTACTCGGAGGTGAAACGGGCCTACCACAAGCTGGCTCTGCGCCTGCATCCCGACAAGAACCGATCTCCCGGCGCCGAGAAGGCCTTCCGGCGGATCAGCGAGGCGGCCGACTGCCTCACGGACTGCCAAAAGAGGATTGAGTATAACATAGCCACCGCAGTGGGCGACTGTAATCGTTTGGAGCAAGAGGACTATCAGCGCGAAAGTGCAGGCGAAGATCAGGACACCGTTCATCGAAGACCGTATCAGGCGGCCAATCAGCGGATGCCGCAGCGGCAGTCTCTCTACCAAACCGAGCAGCTCGTCATCGGAGTGGTGGCCGCTCTGGTTTTCCTCTTCATCACCATGCACTACATAGCAGCCGCGCCTGCCTACAGCTTCAAGCCAACCAG AACCCACAGTTTTCGCCGTGTCAGCCAGGCGAACCGTATAGCCTACTACATGAACCCGAAAAACCTAGAGAAATACTCGGAGCAGCAGTTGGCCAAGCTGGAAATAGAAATCGAGGAGTTGTACATATCGGATCTCAAGCAGAACTGCAAGCAAGAGCGAAGCCTGC GGGAAACGCTGCTGCTCAGGGCGAGGCAGGGGAACAACCAGAAGCTGCTGCAGCATGTCAGCCAGATGCCCACTCCCGCCTGCCAGGCGCTGCTCCAGCTGGGAAAGTCCGGACACAGTCCACTGCTGCTGGAGAATAGCTCTGCGAGGGAGGAAGACTAG
- the LOC108030211 gene encoding GTPase-GDP dissociation stimulator vimar isoform X1 produces the protein MLWKSLKSYLFGPAAEIDELIEKLKTTSVSPANTTDLLCEISATKDPKLFDKHELADCFLGLTKCEDTNVRKEAAKCIAEITKSEVQRKKFTKRDIIAAFLECLRQVPTPDGSMELPIQICRALGNICYLNDEARDLILELEGDAVLLRLLDIATIEDEANAAQFIKVRGGLLSNYLLGGEGLAKRAMELGVMKKLQGIIDTGAANVEQHEDLLLNTLPLLSILTENVADLNFDSSLNIQLSRILAASTNPDLAEMCLELLHYQAESDEVKLILAKDGLCETIYNLLEKYKTLASTSEARALMKLACELIVLILTGDESMHYLYTTPLLKNMVDWLDSSDIDLLTTGVLALGNFARTDSHCIYFVEQQTMNKLLQVLAKNNGVKDDVRLQHALLSALRNLVIPKPNKNAVIQAGLVQTILPMLEIHQPPVVFKLLGTLRMTVDGQEKLALELLKNKTLIEQLVHWSKSSDYAGVTGESLRLMAWLIKHAYLSKIAYALPRKGDAPAEQIADRIPLTQDYDRSSLSEFLANEGTVEAMVSMLTAQHLVMQNEALIALCILSVVYLSQANEAAQAQRLQDELVKCEVGKKLAELISKSSDTMTKEIVENLQNCVNLLKSSEQLVAHLEQHNINELLKSIPILTEYCTL, from the exons ATGCTCTGGAAGTCCTTGAAATCCTACCTTTTTGGGCCAGCAG CTGAAATCGACGAGCTCATCGAGAAGCTGAAGACGACCAGCGTGAGTCCGGCGAACACGACGGACCTGCTCTGCGAGATCTCGGCCACGAAGGATCCCAAACTGTTCGACAAGCACGAGCTGGCGGACTGCTTCCTGGGCCTCACCAAGTGCGAGGACACCAATGTGCGCAAGGAGGCGGCCAAGTGCATTGCGGAGATTACCAAGTCGGAGGTGCAGCGCAAGAAGTTCACCAAGCGCGACATCATTGCCGCCTTTCTCGAGTGCCTGCGTCAAGTGCCGACCCCCGATGGCAGCATGGAGCTGCCCATACAGATATGCCGGGCTCTGGGAAACATCTGCTACTTGAACGACGAGGCCAGGGACCTCATTCTGGAGCTGGAGGGCGATGCTGTCCTGCTGCGCCTGCTGGACATCGCCACCATCGAGGACGAGGCCAATGCGGCGCAGTTCATCAAGGTGCGTGGTGGCCTGCTGTCCAACTATCTGCTCGGCGGCGAAGGCCTGGCCAAGCGGGCCATGGAGCTGGGCGTGATGAAGAAGCTGCAGGGCATCATCGATACCGGAGCGGCCAATGTGGAACAGCACGAGGATCTGCTGCTTAACACGCTTCCCTTGCTTAGCATACTCACCGAGAACGTGGCGGATCTGAACTTCGATTCCTCGCTGAACATCCAACTGTCGCGCATACTGGCCGCCTCCACAAATCCCGATCTGGCCGAGATGTGCCTGGAGCTGCTGCACTACCAGGCGGAGAGCGACGAGGTCAAGCTGATTCTGGCCAAGGACGGTCTGTGCGAGACCATCTACAACCTGCTGGAGAAGTACAAGACTCTGGCCAGCACAAGTGAGGCCAGGGCGCTAATGAAGCTCGCCTGCGAGCTCATCGTACTAATCCTCACTGGTG ACGAATCAATGCACTACCTGTACACCACACCGCTGCTGAAGAACATGGTCGACTGGCTGGACTCGTCTGACATTGATCTACTGACCACCGGCGTGCTGGCCCTGGGCAACTTTGCGCGCACCGATAGCCACTGCATCTACTTCGTGGAGCAGCAGACCATGAACAAGCTGCTGCAGGTTCTGGCCAAGAACAATGGAGTCAAGGACGACGTGCGTCTGCAGCATGCTCTCCTCTCCGCGCTGCGCAACCTGGTTATCCCGAAGCCGAACAAGAACGCCGTGATACAGGCGGGCCTGGTGCAGACCATCTTGCCGATGCTGGAGATCCATCAGCCCCCAGTTGTCTTCAAGCTGCTGGGCACGCTTCGCATGACGGTCGACGGACAAG AGAAACTTGCTTTGGAGCTGTTGAAGAACAAGACGCTGATCGAGCAGCTGGTGCACTGGAGCAAGTCATCGGACTATGCTGGCGTCACCGGGGAGTCTCTGCGCCTCATGGCCTGGCTAATTAAGCACGCCTACCTCAGCAAGATCGCCTATGCCCTGCCGCGCAAGGGCGACGCACCCGCAGAACAGATTGCCGACAGGATTCCGCTCACGCAGGACTACGATCGCAGTAGCCTGAGCGAGTTCCTTGCCAACGAGGGCACCGTGGAGGCTATGGTCAGCATGCTCACTGCCCAGCACCTGGTGATGCAGAACGAAGCGCTGATTGCCCTGTGCATCCTGTCCGTGGTCTACTTGTCGCAGGCGAACGAGGCGGCGCAGGCGCAGCGACTGCAGGACGAGCTGGTCAAGTGCGAGGTGGGCAAGAAGCTGGCCGAGCTGATCAGCAAGTCGTCGGACACCATGACCAAGGAGATAGTCGAGAACCTCCAGAACTGCGTGAACCTCCTCAAGTCTTCCGAGCAGCTGGTGGCGCACCTGGAGCAGCACAACATCAACGAGCTGCTGAAGTCTATACCCATTCTCACCGAATACTGCACCTTGTAA